The genomic stretch CCAATGCGGTCACCAAACACATCGTCATTCCAGCGAAAGCTGGAACCCACTTTGATCTGCGCGACGACACACGCGGCGAGCGCGCGAATCGCTACTCCACGATCCCCAGCGCGTCCGGTTCGCGCCCGGTCTTCCAGTGGTCGATCACCTTCCACTGCGTCGTGTCGATCACCGCGATCTCGTCGCCGCCGCTGATGGCGGCATACACGCGCGGCTGCGTCGGATCGGCGATGACGCCGATCGGCAAGGCCGCACGGCCCAGCATCGTTTCGCGATACTCCACACCCGGACGCGATAGCGCGACGGTGTGCGCGACTGCGTGTTTGGCGGTGTCGATCACCGAGAGCGTCGCCGCGCGCGCGTTCGTCACCAGCGCATGGCGGCCATCCGCGGCGAAGACGACGCGGATCGGGAAGCCGTCGCTGCCGATCGTGTGCTTGATCGCCAGCGTCTTCGGATCGTGCACGGTCACCGTGCCGGCCTCGCGGTTGCTCACCCACACCTCGCCGGTCGTGGGATGCACGGCGACGCCTTCCGCGCCCGCACCGGCTGCGACCTCATGCGTCTTCGCGCGTGTGGACAGGTCGACGCGGCTCACGGTGCCGGCGTCGATCTTGGTGACGAATGCGGTCTTTCCATCGCCCGACACCGCGACCATGTGGCCGCGGCCGTCGCCGAGGTTGATCGCCTGCTCCACGCGGCCGTTCGCCACGTCGACCAGCAGCAATTTGCGCGAGGCTTCCGTGGTCACCACGGCGCGTCGGCCGTCGGGCAGCAGGCGCATGCCGTGGGGCTTTGCGTTGTCGCCCAGATCGATCGTGCGCGTGCCATCAGGCTTGTCGAACTGCAGCACGGTGATGCTGTGGCCCGGCGTCGCCCCGCCGTAGTTGCTGACGAGCGCGAAGCGGTTGTCGCGGCTCACGACGATCTCGTGCGGCCCTCGCCCGGTCGCAAATTCGCCCACGCGCGAGCCGTCCTTCGTCGACAGACGCCACACGGTGTCGGCCGATTTGTTGCCGACCAGCAGGTCGCCAGCGAGTGCGGGCGTCATCGCGAACATCGCGGCGAGGGACAATGGCAGCACGAGATCGCGGGTCACGGGACTCTCCGGGGTTCAGGGCTTCGAATCGGGATGGAGCCAGCCGGCATCGCCTTCGGCGTAACGCTCGTGCTTCCAGATCGGCACGCGGGCCTTCACCTCGTCGATGACGTAGCGGCAGGCGGCGAAGGCGGCATCGCGATGGGCGGCGCTCACGCCCACCCAGACGGCCATCTCGCCGATGACGAGGTCGCCGACGCGATGCACGCAGCGCACGTCGAGGATGTCGAACTTCGCGCACGCCTCGTCGAGCACCTTCTCGCCTTCGGCCTGCGCGAGCGATTCGTACGCTTCGTACCGAAGGCCCAGTACGTCGCGCCCTTCGTTGTGGTTGCGCACCCAGCCTTCGAAGCTGGCGTAGCCGCCGACGCGATCGTCGAGCAGTTCGGCGCGCAGCGTCGCCGTGTCGATGGGGGTTTGGGCAAGGGAAAAACGGATCATGTCGGGATTCTGGCACCAGGGTGTGCACAAAGGCGTGTCGTGCGATCACGCGAATGCGCGCGTTATCCGCCACTCACCGGCGGGATGAAAGCGATCTCGCTTCCGTCGCGCGCCGTGTCGTTCCATCGTGCGAACGCGCCATCGACCGCGACGCGCAGGCGTTCGACCGGCAGCGCGAAACCATGCCGTTCGCGCAGCGTGGCGTACAGCGCGCGCAGGTCGCCATCGAACTCGACGCGCTCGCTCCCCACGCCGGCCGCATCGCGCAGGCTTGCGAAATACAGCACCGTCACCGTCGCCATCACATCGCTCCGAAATCGTGCTTGCCGCCGCGCTTGCCCAGCAGTTTCGCCGGCCCCAGCACGATCCGGTGCGACAACGCCTTGCACATGTCGTAGACGGTGAGCGCCGCGACGGTGGCGCCGGTCAGCGCTTCCATTTCCACGCCCGTGCGATGCGTCGTCTTCACCGCGCACTCGATGCGCAGCGACGCGTCGCCGTCCCAGTCGATCGCGATGCGGCAGCCGTCGATGGGCAGCGGATGGCAGAACGGAATCAGCTCGTGCGTGCGCTTCACCGCCATGGTGCCGGCGACGATCGCCGTCTCGACGATGCCGCCCTTCGCGCTCTTCAGTCCGCTCGCGCGTAACTG from Lysobacter auxotrophicus encodes the following:
- a CDS encoding molybdenum cofactor biosynthesis protein MoaE; the encoded protein is MIRFSLAQTPIDTATLRAELLDDRVGGYASFEGWVRNHNEGRDVLGLRYEAYESLAQAEGEKVLDEACAKFDILDVRCVHRVGDLVIGEMAVWVGVSAAHRDAAFAACRYVIDEVKARVPIWKHERYAEGDAGWLHPDSKP
- the moaC gene encoding cyclic pyranopterin monophosphate synthase MoaC, with product MKKSAKTLTHIDPKGRPAMVDVSAKATTQREAHAQCRVRFPADVARQLRASGLKSAKGGIVETAIVAGTMAVKRTHELIPFCHPLPIDGCRIAIDWDGDASLRIECAVKTTHRTGVEMEALTGATVAALTVYDMCKALSHRIVLGPAKLLGKRGGKHDFGAM
- a CDS encoding YncE family protein, with product MTRDLVLPLSLAAMFAMTPALAGDLLVGNKSADTVWRLSTKDGSRVGEFATGRGPHEIVVSRDNRFALVSNYGGATPGHSITVLQFDKPDGTRTIDLGDNAKPHGMRLLPDGRRAVVTTEASRKLLLVDVANGRVEQAINLGDGRGHMVAVSGDGKTAFVTKIDAGTVSRVDLSTRAKTHEVAAGAGAEGVAVHPTTGEVWVSNREAGTVTVHDPKTLAIKHTIGSDGFPIRVVFAADGRHALVTNARAATLSVIDTAKHAVAHTVALSRPGVEYRETMLGRAALPIGVIADPTQPRVYAAISGGDEIAVIDTTQWKVIDHWKTGREPDALGIVE
- a CDS encoding MoaD/ThiS family protein encodes the protein MMATVTVLYFASLRDAAGVGSERVEFDGDLRALYATLRERHGFALPVERLRVAVDGAFARWNDTARDGSEIAFIPPVSGG